A region of Thiofilum sp. DNA encodes the following proteins:
- a CDS encoding cadherin domain-containing protein: MMLVFQLGDKPCCLLPLMFLRSKWKSIVALISPLQWLVVGMMLFTTQQTWAAGQVLEYGIKRSNDGRYHVYMRPNTAISGENTSLTGQVTIKVPNGTNKFLVSGLTSMIPGVVWTASSRVDAPPENPQVDFISFTFDPIGSSSFNWQPGIELEVFNFINPNVCEGSVILLENTESFAIRPNSANTNAANQFTNLGWGSFSTNNYLGNYQASVSCGSNHNPVITSNGGGDSAALTVPENQAYVTTVTATDQDNDPLTFSLSGGVDQAQFMLHPVTGVLSFMTNPLVDQPNDSNGDNIYQVQVQVSDGQGGIDRQDLAITVTRSNAYKVLEYTIRRAADNRYHVYMRPNRALAANNNYNLTGQITLTVPHGTGANRFTVTNLQTHIPNVVWSQTSRVDAPTENASVDYLSFTFNPYGTQEFQWQKDIELDIFSFENSASCSGLVDVMENSDPFNQLPNSRNTQPTNQFTNLGWGSMTANNYLGNYGDPVDCSTNRAPTIVSNGGGDTATITVADQQTSVTTVMATDPDNDTLTYSIIGGVDAGLFLINPSTGRLSFSTTPNFDSPQDANADNTYLIDVQASDGRGGIDQQALTIRVIKSDSYKVLEYTVRRGADKRYHIYMRPTRDPSSGLNYNLTGQITLTVPTGAGANKFVVTDLRSEVVNVTWANNSRVDAPTENTSTDYLSFTFSPYGHQDFNWQAGVEIDMFSFVNNNTCSGVVDVMENTELFAQMPNSANTRPANQFTNLGWGPATANNYLGNYGDPVDCRNNADPVITSDGGGDTATLSVLENSVAVTTVTATDPDNDVLTFSITGGVDAAKFVLHPSTGVLTFITAPDYEIPTDANLDNRYELQVTVEDGRGGIDRQTITVVVGDVFENLPPVIISDGGGDVANLSVIEGRTHATTVVATDGNNDVLTYSIIGGADAAKFTLDPATGVLSFKSPPSMGGQAPWGDVFLPPGDIDKNNVYVVEVQALDPHGAADTQIINLKLITGLVLQLQVRAWLQGPFDPNTQMMRDSLRTKGLIPLQQPFNIPPFIYQGGESLSASLLLEEGFDAPVDWVLIQLRSATSPAAVLWSKAALIQRDGDIVDPATGSNRITVENAPSGRYYLAVQHRNHLGVVSASTVLLENTVATWYDFGLTTTSVMGSHSRLLNTSKAFLWAGDANYDKKVAASGTTANDLSVMRNAILGAGANNTASANYKLSGYQITDFNLDGITTFSGAMNDLNPLVANIITHPANTTKSGDYILIGNLP; the protein is encoded by the coding sequence ATGATGCTAGTGTTTCAGTTGGGAGATAAGCCCTGTTGCTTGCTACCCCTGATGTTCTTGCGTAGCAAATGGAAAAGCATAGTAGCGTTAATTTCCCCACTCCAGTGGCTAGTAGTGGGTATGATGCTCTTTACAACACAGCAGACATGGGCGGCGGGACAAGTATTAGAGTACGGCATTAAGCGCAGTAATGATGGGCGTTATCATGTATATATGCGCCCTAATACCGCCATCAGTGGGGAAAATACCAGCTTAACCGGACAGGTAACTATTAAAGTACCCAACGGGACTAATAAGTTTTTGGTGTCGGGGCTTACTTCTATGATTCCGGGGGTGGTGTGGACAGCCTCTTCACGAGTAGACGCACCGCCTGAAAATCCACAAGTCGATTTCATTTCCTTCACTTTTGACCCCATTGGGAGCAGTAGCTTTAATTGGCAGCCCGGAATAGAGCTAGAAGTCTTTAATTTTATCAATCCTAATGTGTGTGAAGGTTCGGTCATTTTATTAGAAAATACCGAGTCATTTGCCATTCGCCCCAACTCAGCAAATACCAATGCAGCGAATCAGTTCACCAATTTAGGCTGGGGTAGTTTTTCTACCAATAACTATTTGGGTAACTACCAAGCCTCAGTAAGCTGTGGCAGTAATCATAATCCAGTCATTACCAGCAACGGTGGGGGAGATAGTGCGGCTCTCACTGTCCCTGAAAACCAAGCTTATGTCACAACCGTTACCGCGACCGATCAAGATAATGATCCACTGACCTTTAGTTTGAGCGGGGGGGTAGACCAAGCGCAGTTTATGTTGCATCCGGTCACCGGTGTACTCAGTTTTATGACTAATCCTTTGGTCGACCAACCTAACGATAGTAATGGCGACAATATCTATCAGGTACAAGTACAGGTCAGTGATGGTCAGGGGGGGATTGATCGGCAAGATCTGGCTATTACCGTAACTCGCTCCAATGCCTACAAGGTATTAGAGTACACCATACGTCGCGCTGCGGATAATCGCTATCATGTGTATATGCGTCCTAATAGAGCACTAGCCGCAAATAATAATTATAACTTGACCGGACAAATTACCCTGACTGTGCCTCATGGTACGGGAGCCAATCGCTTTACGGTCACTAACCTGCAAACTCATATTCCTAATGTAGTGTGGTCACAAACCTCACGCGTAGATGCACCGACTGAAAATGCTAGTGTGGATTATTTATCCTTTACTTTTAATCCTTATGGCACACAAGAGTTCCAATGGCAAAAAGACATAGAGCTGGATATTTTTAGTTTTGAAAATAGTGCTAGTTGTAGTGGTCTAGTAGACGTGATGGAGAATAGCGACCCGTTTAATCAATTACCTAACTCTAGAAATACTCAACCGACCAACCAATTTACCAATTTAGGTTGGGGGTCTATGACGGCTAATAACTATTTGGGTAATTACGGTGATCCAGTCGATTGTAGTACGAATCGAGCGCCTACTATTGTCAGTAATGGCGGAGGTGATACGGCAACTATTACGGTTGCCGATCAGCAAACCAGCGTTACCACAGTGATGGCGACTGATCCTGATAATGACACCTTGACTTATTCGATTATAGGCGGGGTAGATGCGGGTTTATTCTTGATTAATCCTAGTACCGGACGTTTAAGTTTTAGTACGACGCCAAACTTTGATAGTCCGCAAGATGCTAATGCCGATAATACTTACTTAATCGATGTACAGGCGAGCGATGGACGCGGCGGTATTGACCAGCAAGCACTGACTATTCGAGTCATTAAATCAGATAGTTACAAAGTGTTAGAATATACCGTGCGCCGAGGGGCGGATAAGCGTTATCACATTTATATGCGTCCTACGCGCGATCCGAGTTCGGGATTAAATTACAACCTAACAGGGCAAATTACCTTAACCGTACCGACTGGAGCAGGCGCTAATAAGTTTGTGGTGACTGATTTAAGATCAGAAGTCGTCAATGTTACTTGGGCGAATAACTCACGCGTGGATGCTCCGACGGAAAATACCAGTACGGACTATCTCTCTTTTACCTTTTCACCCTATGGTCATCAGGATTTTAATTGGCAGGCAGGCGTTGAGATCGATATGTTTAGCTTCGTCAATAATAATACGTGTAGTGGCGTAGTGGATGTCATGGAGAATACCGAGCTCTTTGCACAAATGCCTAACTCGGCTAATACTCGTCCGGCTAACCAATTTACCAATTTAGGCTGGGGACCCGCCACAGCGAATAACTACTTAGGTAATTACGGTGATCCAGTCGATTGCCGCAATAATGCAGATCCTGTTATTACCAGTGATGGTGGAGGAGATACGGCGACCCTTAGTGTGTTAGAAAATAGCGTTGCAGTGACTACCGTGACCGCTACTGATCCTGATAATGATGTATTGACCTTTAGTATTACGGGTGGCGTGGATGCCGCTAAATTTGTGCTTCATCCCAGTACTGGGGTATTAACTTTTATTACTGCCCCTGATTATGAAATACCCACCGATGCTAATCTGGATAATCGTTATGAGCTACAAGTGACGGTGGAGGATGGGCGCGGAGGTATAGACCGCCAAACGATTACGGTCGTAGTGGGAGATGTATTTGAAAATCTGCCGCCTGTGATTATTAGTGATGGCGGGGGCGATGTAGCGAATCTGTCGGTGATTGAGGGGCGCACCCATGCCACCACCGTGGTAGCTACCGATGGTAATAATGATGTATTGACCTACAGTATTATTGGTGGAGCCGATGCTGCAAAATTTACCCTTGATCCGGCGACTGGAGTACTAAGCTTCAAATCACCCCCTTCTATGGGCGGACAAGCTCCTTGGGGTGACGTGTTTTTACCCCCCGGAGATATAGATAAAAATAATGTTTATGTGGTGGAGGTACAAGCACTGGATCCTCATGGTGCTGCCGATACCCAAATCATTAATCTAAAACTCATTACTGGCTTAGTGTTGCAATTACAAGTACGTGCTTGGTTACAAGGTCCCTTTGATCCTAATACCCAAATGATGCGTGACAGTTTACGCACTAAAGGGCTGATACCCTTACAACAACCCTTTAATATTCCGCCCTTTATTTATCAAGGCGGAGAGTCATTATCAGCTAGCTTATTATTAGAAGAGGGTTTTGATGCTCCGGTGGATTGGGTATTAATACAATTACGTAGTGCAACCTCTCCCGCAGCGGTGTTGTGGAGTAAAGCGGCATTAATCCAACGCGACGGTGATATTGTTGACCCTGCTACGGGCAGTAATCGGATTACGGTCGAAAATGCGCCTTCAGGTAGGTATTATTTGGCGGTACAACATCGCAATCATTTAGGAGTGGTGAGTGCCAGTACGGTGCTTTTGGAAAATACGGTAGCCACTTGGTATGACTTTGGTTTAACCACCACTTCGGTGATGGGAAGTCATTCACGCTTATTAAATACGAGCAAAGCTTTCCTCTGGGCAGGTGATGCGAACTATGACAAGAAAGTAGCCGCTAGTGGTACAACTGCTAATGATTTGAGCGTGATGCGTAATGCTATCTTGGGAGCGGGCGCGAATAATACAGCGAGTGCTAACTATAAGCTCAGTGGCTATCAGATTACCGATTTTAACTTAGATGGTATAACCACCTTTAGTGGTGCAATGAATGATCTTAACCCTTTAGTGGCGAATATCATTACCCATCCTGCCAATACGACGAAATCAGGTGATTATATTTTGATAGGTAATTTGCCGTAG
- a CDS encoding alanine--glyoxylate aminotransferase family protein — protein sequence MTISSFYPPIRTLMGPGPSDVSPRVLAALARPTLGHLDPAFIRMMDEIKTLLQYAFQTKNELTMPISAPGSAGMEAVFVNLVEPGDKIIVCQNGVFGGRMKENVERCGATAIMVQDDWGKAVDVHKVAETLKAHPDAKALAFVHAETSTGAQSNAQALCALAHEHGALAIVDAVTSLAGSPLKVDEWGIDAIYSGTQKCLSCVPGLSPVSFSARAVESIQARKTKVQSWFLDMNLVMAYWGGGTKRAYHHTAPVNTLYGLHESLVMVQEEGLENAWARHMRNHQALKAGVEALGLSFLVDEAHRLPQLNSITIPEGVDDAQVRSTLLREYNLEIGAGLGALAGKVWRIGLMGAASHPTNVLFCLGALDTVLKQQGAKIESGAAVAAARAFYEQGNEHA from the coding sequence ATGACTATTTCATCTTTTTACCCCCCAATCCGAACGCTTATGGGTCCGGGTCCTTCGGATGTTAGCCCGCGTGTATTAGCAGCTTTGGCGCGTCCTACATTGGGACACTTAGACCCCGCCTTTATTCGCATGATGGATGAGATCAAAACCCTACTCCAGTATGCGTTTCAGACTAAGAATGAACTGACTATGCCCATATCTGCGCCGGGTTCAGCGGGAATGGAAGCAGTATTTGTCAATTTGGTCGAGCCGGGGGACAAAATCATTGTCTGCCAAAATGGTGTATTCGGCGGACGGATGAAAGAAAACGTTGAGCGCTGTGGCGCAACCGCGATTATGGTGCAAGACGATTGGGGCAAAGCAGTTGATGTACATAAAGTGGCTGAAACTTTAAAAGCTCATCCTGATGCAAAAGCCCTAGCCTTTGTACACGCCGAAACCTCAACAGGTGCACAATCCAATGCTCAAGCGCTTTGTGCTTTAGCTCATGAGCATGGAGCTTTAGCGATTGTTGATGCTGTCACTTCCCTAGCAGGTAGCCCTTTAAAGGTGGATGAGTGGGGCATTGATGCGATTTACTCTGGCACACAAAAATGCTTGTCTTGCGTTCCCGGGCTGTCACCCGTGAGCTTTAGTGCTCGTGCGGTAGAAAGCATTCAAGCACGCAAAACCAAAGTACAAAGCTGGTTTTTGGATATGAATTTAGTCATGGCGTATTGGGGTGGCGGTACTAAACGCGCTTATCATCATACCGCTCCAGTTAATACACTCTACGGGCTACATGAATCCTTAGTCATGGTGCAAGAGGAAGGCTTGGAAAATGCTTGGGCGCGACATATGCGCAATCACCAAGCTTTAAAAGCAGGTGTTGAAGCCTTAGGATTGAGCTTTTTAGTGGATGAAGCGCATCGCTTGCCACAACTCAACTCTATTACTATCCCTGAAGGTGTAGATGATGCACAAGTACGTAGCACTTTATTGAGAGAGTACAATCTTGAAATTGGTGCAGGTCTAGGCGCTTTAGCAGGGAAAGTTTGGCGTATTGGTTTAATGGGTGCTGCGAGTCATCCGACCAATGTGCTGTTCTGTTTAGGTGCACTCGATACCGTGCTCAAGCAACAAGGCGCTAAGATTGAGAGCGGTGCAGCGGTTGCAGCGGCACGCGCTTTTTATGAGCAAGGCAATGAGCACGCTTAA
- a CDS encoding PaaX family transcriptional regulator C-terminal domain-containing protein, which translates to MSSQTFAKAAQAVIDDFSQASTMYANSLILSIYGDTICPHGGNIWLGSLIKLVEPLGINQRLVRTSVFRLSEKKILKAKQIGRRSYYSLTDKGFRQFSSAAKRIYQGPLQTWDGEWRLVITSLGGLEQEQRETVRKELFWLGFTHITTGVFVHPTIDLATVKQMVDEMQLTEHIVMLQAKTMDDTHIPIANALIKNCFNVQAFEPEYQEFYELFHPVLEAVRATHHNLDPRLCFLMRTLLIHKYRRILLREPELPQGLINEDSWSWRARLLMVELYQTIAKPADEYFTELSETEKGKFACPTSNYYQRFAAVS; encoded by the coding sequence GCAAACTTTTGCTAAAGCTGCACAAGCAGTGATTGACGACTTTAGCCAAGCATCAACGATGTATGCTAATTCACTGATTTTAAGCATTTACGGCGATACCATTTGCCCGCATGGTGGCAATATTTGGCTCGGTAGTTTAATTAAACTGGTGGAGCCTTTAGGTATCAATCAACGCCTAGTCAGAACTTCAGTGTTTCGCTTATCTGAAAAGAAAATTCTAAAAGCCAAACAAATTGGTAGGCGCAGTTATTATTCATTAACTGATAAAGGTTTCCGTCAATTCTCCAGTGCCGCCAAACGTATTTATCAAGGTCCATTACAAACATGGGATGGTGAATGGCGCTTAGTGATTACCTCTTTAGGTGGACTAGAGCAAGAGCAACGCGAAACTGTTCGTAAGGAATTGTTTTGGCTTGGTTTCACCCATATTACTACAGGGGTGTTTGTACACCCTACTATTGATTTGGCTACGGTCAAACAAATGGTTGATGAAATGCAACTCACTGAGCACATAGTCATGCTCCAAGCCAAAACAATGGATGATACTCATATTCCTATTGCGAATGCTTTGATTAAAAATTGCTTTAATGTGCAAGCCTTTGAGCCAGAATATCAGGAGTTTTATGAATTATTTCATCCTGTTTTAGAAGCAGTACGTGCTACACACCATAATCTCGATCCTAGATTGTGTTTTTTAATGCGCACCCTATTAATTCATAAGTATCGGCGCATATTATTGCGTGAACCCGAATTACCCCAAGGTTTAATTAATGAAGATTCATGGAGCTGGCGTGCACGACTATTAATGGTCGAGCTATATCAAACTATTGCTAAGCCCGCCGATGAGTATTTCACCGAGCTCAGTGAGACTGAAAAAGGTAAATTTGCCTGCCCTACCTCTAATTATTATCAACGTTTTGCGGCAGTGTCCTAG